A window from Frischella perrara encodes these proteins:
- the mraZ gene encoding division/cell wall cluster transcriptional repressor MraZ: MFSGATSVSLDSKGRLAIPTRYREKMLEGMVCTIGLHDPCLMLYPMEEWVLIEQKLAKLSTMNEVERRIVRLLLGHASECVMDNSGRILIVNSLRQYAQLDKNIMFVGQSNKFEIWDEARWHQQIEDDIAIISNDFTNLSENLKNLTI; encoded by the coding sequence ATGTTTAGTGGTGCAACTTCCGTCAGCTTAGATAGCAAGGGTCGTTTGGCGATCCCCACGCGCTATCGTGAAAAAATGTTGGAAGGAATGGTGTGTACTATTGGACTACATGATCCCTGCCTGATGCTTTATCCAATGGAAGAATGGGTTTTAATAGAGCAGAAACTTGCTAAATTATCCACAATGAATGAAGTTGAACGACGTATCGTCAGATTGTTGCTTGGTCACGCTTCAGAATGCGTGATGGATAATTCTGGAAGAATATTAATTGTTAATTCATTGCGACAATACGCCCAGTTGGACAAAAATATTATGTTTGTTGGACAATCAAATAAATTTGAAATTTGGGACGAAGCAAGATGGCATCAGCAAATTGAAGACGATATTGCAATAATTTCCAATGATTTCACGAATTTATCTGAGAATCTTAAAAATTTAACTATTTAA
- the rsuA gene encoding 16S rRNA pseudouridine(516) synthase RsuA → MRLDKFLAHHLGISRTLVAKELRAGHVTINGEITKSGALQISTDDVIKYQDNLLEHITSKRYFMLHKPQGYVCSTEDPDHPTILYFIDEPMADKLHSAGRLDLDTTGLVLLTDDGQWSHIITSPKRHCEKVYLVELARPLSASLVSVFKHGIQLKNEKGLTKPADLEIIDDFHARLTISEGKYHQVKRMFAAVDNHVISLHREQIGHLKLDIALGEYRPLTTEEVNKFLTSPN, encoded by the coding sequence ATGCGATTAGATAAATTTTTAGCCCATCATTTGGGAATTAGTCGAACTTTAGTTGCTAAAGAACTTAGAGCCGGTCATGTAACAATTAACGGTGAAATAACCAAATCTGGAGCATTACAAATCAGCACAGATGATGTCATAAAATATCAAGATAATTTGTTAGAACACATTACCAGTAAACGTTATTTTATGTTACATAAGCCTCAAGGTTATGTCTGTTCTACTGAAGATCCTGATCATCCGACTATTCTATATTTTATTGACGAGCCAATGGCGGATAAACTTCATTCAGCAGGGCGCCTAGATTTGGATACAACAGGCTTAGTTTTGCTAACGGATGATGGTCAATGGTCTCATATTATTACATCGCCAAAACGCCACTGTGAAAAAGTCTACTTAGTTGAATTGGCACGGCCATTATCTGCTAGTTTGGTCTCAGTGTTTAAGCATGGTATCCAATTAAAGAATGAAAAAGGACTAACTAAACCAGCTGACTTAGAAATTATTGATGATTTTCATGCTCGTCTAACTATTAGTGAAGGTAAATATCATCAAGTAAAACGTATGTTTGCAGCGGTAGATAATCATGTAATTTCCCTACATCGTGAACAAATTGGTCATTTAAAATTAGATATTGCTTTAGGCGAATACCGTCCATTAACAACCGAAGAGGTTAATAAATTTTTAACTTCTCCAAATTAA
- the hemW gene encoding radical SAM family heme chaperone HemW, whose amino-acid sequence MVIPLSLYIHTPWCVQKCPYCDFNSHNIKHGPDYTQYIEHLLCDLKQDLKLTNGRSIHSIFIGGGTPSLFSADLIAHLLKEIQNIIPFESDIEITIEANPNSVEADRFAGYILAGVNRISIGIQSFQAEKLIQLGRVHSPDEAIKAANLAKELKINSFNLDLMHGLPNQSCQDALLDLKRAIEINPPHLSWYQLTIEPNTLFGSKPPILPDEDCLWDIYQQGHQLLIENGYQQYETSAYAKPGYQCKHNLNYWHFGDYLGIGCGAHGKLTQPDGKIIRTIKTRHPKGYMEGRYSEKTYTVPIDEIPFEFFMNQFRLHEAASKQQFIERTNLTLPVIEKPIHQAIKNGYLTEDQDYWYLTEKGHLFLNSLLELFLEN is encoded by the coding sequence GTGGTTATTCCGTTAAGTCTCTATATTCATACACCTTGGTGTGTACAAAAATGCCCCTATTGCGATTTCAATTCTCATAATATTAAGCATGGACCGGATTATACTCAATATATAGAGCATTTACTTTGTGATCTAAAGCAAGATCTTAAATTGACTAATGGTCGAAGTATTCATTCGATATTCATAGGTGGTGGAACACCAAGTTTGTTTTCGGCTGATCTTATTGCTCATTTGTTAAAAGAAATCCAAAATATTATTCCTTTTGAATCTGATATTGAAATAACTATTGAGGCAAATCCAAATTCCGTTGAAGCCGACCGCTTTGCCGGTTATATCTTAGCCGGTGTTAATCGTATATCTATAGGTATCCAGAGTTTCCAAGCAGAAAAATTAATTCAATTAGGTCGCGTACATAGCCCTGACGAAGCAATTAAAGCTGCGAACTTGGCTAAAGAATTAAAGATTAATAGTTTTAATTTGGATTTGATGCATGGTTTACCTAATCAGTCCTGCCAAGATGCTTTATTAGATTTAAAACGAGCCATAGAGATAAATCCTCCTCATTTATCATGGTATCAATTAACTATTGAACCTAATACGCTTTTTGGCTCAAAGCCACCTATTTTACCGGATGAAGATTGTCTATGGGATATCTATCAACAAGGACATCAACTCTTAATCGAAAATGGTTATCAACAATATGAAACTTCTGCTTATGCTAAACCCGGTTATCAATGTAAGCATAACTTAAATTATTGGCATTTTGGTGATTATTTAGGAATTGGCTGTGGTGCTCATGGAAAATTGACTCAACCAGATGGAAAGATAATACGCACGATAAAAACCCGTCATCCTAAAGGTTATATGGAAGGACGTTATTCAGAAAAAACCTATACTGTACCAATAGACGAAATACCTTTTGAATTTTTTATGAATCAGTTTCGTTTACATGAAGCAGCTAGCAAACAGCAATTTATCGAACGAACAAATTTAACTTTACCGGTAATAGAAAAACCGATTCATCAAGCGATTAAAAATGGTTACCTGACAGAGGATCAAGACTATTGGTATTTAACTGAAAAAGGTCATTTGTTCCTTAATTCATTATTAGAGTTATTTTTGGAAAATTAG
- the pgeF gene encoding peptidoglycan editing factor PgeF, translated as MKCIYPNWPAPRNIRALTTTRLHGVSEVPYKSMNLANHVGDDEAAVMANRQLICQREALPQMPVWLNQIHSTDVVDISNVRTSRQPFNADASYTNTMKTVCAVLTADCLPVLFCSLSGDEVAASHAGWRGLCGGILENTIKHFHCDPSQIMAWLGPAIGAQVFEVGIEVKQQFELYDPDASSAFQLINPHEQKYLADLYLLAKQRLNRLGISQIYGGEYCTYQQNDLFFSYRREKKTGRIASMIWIE; from the coding sequence ATGAAATGTATTTATCCAAACTGGCCAGCACCTAGAAATATTCGCGCATTAACGACAACACGTTTGCATGGTGTAAGTGAAGTACCATATAAGTCGATGAATCTGGCTAATCATGTTGGTGATGATGAAGCGGCTGTTATGGCGAATCGGCAACTTATTTGTCAACGAGAAGCTTTGCCTCAAATGCCCGTTTGGTTAAATCAAATTCACAGTACAGACGTTGTTGATATTTCCAATGTTCGAACATCTCGACAGCCGTTTAATGCCGATGCTTCGTATACAAATACGATGAAAACGGTTTGTGCGGTATTAACGGCTGATTGTTTACCGGTTTTATTTTGTTCATTATCTGGTGATGAAGTTGCAGCTTCCCACGCTGGTTGGCGTGGGCTATGTGGGGGAATACTCGAAAATACAATAAAACACTTCCACTGCGATCCCTCACAGATAATGGCTTGGCTGGGTCCGGCAATTGGAGCGCAAGTATTTGAAGTCGGCATCGAAGTCAAACAGCAATTTGAATTGTATGACCCTGATGCATCTAGCGCATTTCAACTCATTAATCCTCATGAGCAGAAATACTTGGCAGATCTTTATTTATTAGCTAAGCAACGATTAAATCGATTAGGTATTTCGCAGATTTATGGGGGAGAATACTGTACTTATCAACAAAATGATCTATTTTTTTCATATAGACGCGAAAAAAAGACTGGTCGTATAGCATCAATGATTTGGATTGAATAA
- the rluD gene encoding 23S rRNA pseudouridine(1911/1915/1917) synthase RluD — MLENSLNRLELMVEIQPHQLGMRLDQALAEILSQYSRSRIKTWILDGHVQVNGTVMDKPKERVLGGEKIRIDTVIEEEVNHQAENIPLNIVYEDDAILVINKPRDLVVHPGAGNPNGTILNALLYHYPDIANVPRAGIVHRLDKDTTGLMVVAKTIEAQTRLVESLQLREITREYEAVAMGIITAGGTVDEPITRHPTKRTHMAVFPTGKPAVTHYRVMERYRLHTRLRLRLETGRTHQIRVHMAHIAHPLIGDPLYGGRPRPPKGASQEFMQVLRNFDRQALHATMLRLFHPITGEQMQWDAPIPEDMQQLIKVLQDDTKQHQDELDW, encoded by the coding sequence ATGTTAGAAAACTCATTAAATAGACTAGAACTAATGGTGGAAATTCAACCACATCAATTAGGTATGCGATTGGATCAAGCCTTAGCCGAGATTTTATCACAATATTCACGTTCAAGAATTAAAACTTGGATTTTAGATGGTCATGTTCAAGTAAATGGAACTGTAATGGATAAACCCAAAGAGCGTGTATTGGGTGGCGAAAAGATACGAATTGATACAGTTATTGAGGAAGAAGTCAATCATCAGGCTGAAAATATCCCTTTAAATATTGTTTATGAGGATGATGCCATTTTGGTTATAAATAAACCACGTGATTTAGTGGTACATCCTGGTGCAGGTAACCCGAATGGAACGATTCTTAATGCGTTACTCTATCATTATCCTGATATTGCTAATGTGCCCAGAGCTGGAATTGTCCATCGTTTAGATAAAGATACAACTGGTTTAATGGTTGTGGCTAAAACAATTGAAGCTCAAACACGATTAGTTGAATCACTCCAATTACGTGAAATTACGCGTGAATATGAGGCCGTAGCAATGGGAATTATTACCGCGGGTGGGACAGTAGATGAACCAATTACTCGTCATCCAACTAAACGTACGCATATGGCTGTGTTTCCAACAGGAAAACCTGCTGTAACGCATTATCGTGTTATGGAGCGATATCGGTTGCATACTCGATTAAGACTACGTTTAGAAACGGGTCGTACGCATCAAATCCGAGTGCATATGGCACATATCGCTCATCCTTTAATAGGTGATCCATTGTATGGCGGGCGACCACGTCCACCGAAAGGTGCAAGTCAAGAATTTATGCAAGTTTTACGCAATTTTGACCGACAAGCACTGCATGCCACTATGTTACGTCTGTTTCATCCGATCACTGGTGAGCAAATGCAATGGGATGCTCCCATTCCGGAAGATATGCAACAACTCATAAAAGTATTACAAGATGATACTAAACAACATCAGGATGAATTAGATTGGTAA
- the bamD gene encoding outer membrane protein assembly factor BamD, with product MKLYLKYLLVVSITGLLFGCTSSKPNFENVPEKELFTKAQQELENGNIRTSIAVLEEMDKSFPFGPYSQQVQLDLIYAYYKSNDYPITIASIDRFIKLNPTNSNIDWVIYLRGLSNMAQDDNQIQSWFNVNRSDRDYSFAVAAFKDFNYLIASYPNSPYSYDAEKRLVALKNRLANYQLKVAQYYDERGAYVAVVNRVTKMLEDYSDTDATRRGINLMKNAYVELGLFEEASKAELLYQANIDQVSSTDEDKDFLWVF from the coding sequence ATGAAATTGTACCTTAAATATCTTTTAGTTGTTTCGATCACTGGTCTGTTATTTGGTTGTACATCGTCAAAACCTAATTTTGAAAATGTTCCGGAAAAAGAACTATTTACTAAAGCACAGCAGGAGTTAGAAAACGGTAATATCCGAACTAGTATCGCTGTTTTAGAAGAAATGGATAAATCCTTTCCTTTTGGTCCATATTCTCAACAAGTTCAATTAGATTTAATTTATGCCTATTACAAATCTAATGATTACCCCATTACGATAGCCTCAATCGATCGTTTTATTAAGCTCAATCCGACTAATTCAAACATTGATTGGGTAATTTACCTGCGTGGTTTATCTAATATGGCACAAGATGATAATCAAATTCAAAGCTGGTTTAATGTTAACCGATCCGACCGTGACTATTCCTTTGCTGTTGCAGCATTTAAAGATTTTAATTATCTAATTGCTAGCTATCCGAATAGTCCTTATAGTTACGACGCGGAAAAAAGACTGGTTGCTTTGAAAAATCGTTTAGCTAATTATCAATTAAAAGTTGCGCAATACTATGATGAACGTGGTGCTTATGTTGCCGTTGTAAATCGTGTAACTAAAATGTTAGAAGATTATTCCGATACTGATGCTACTAGACGAGGAATTAATTTAATGAAGAATGCTTACGTTGAGCTAGGCTTATTTGAAGAAGCAAGTAAAGCGGAACTATTATATCAAGCTAATATTGATCAGGTTTCATCTACCGATGAAGATAAAGACTTTTTGTGGGTCTTTTAA
- the fabR gene encoding HTH-type transcriptional repressor FabR: MKNNKYNSQSGIRAQQKQRTRRSLIDAAFNQLNSEQGFASLSLREVAREAGIAPTSFYRHFRDMDELGLAMVDESGLTLRQLMRQARKRIESGGSVLQTSVTTFIEFIDKNPKVFLLLLRERAGTSAAFRSAIAREIQHFIVELTDYLNNANNMPNYFNEAQAKAMVTIVFNSGADAIDFEPEQKQQLIDSLIFQLRMVTRGANYLYRRDLLEKKIID, translated from the coding sequence ATGAAGAATAATAAATACAATTCGCAATCAGGAATTAGAGCGCAACAGAAACAGCGAACTCGGCGTTCTTTGATTGATGCTGCTTTTAATCAATTGAATTCTGAACAGGGATTTGCGAGTTTAAGTCTTCGAGAAGTGGCAAGAGAAGCGGGTATTGCACCCACTTCTTTTTATCGCCATTTTCGGGATATGGATGAATTAGGCTTAGCTATGGTTGATGAAAGTGGTCTGACATTACGTCAACTTATGCGACAAGCACGTAAACGCATTGAAAGTGGTGGTAGTGTATTACAAACCTCTGTCACAACATTTATAGAATTTATCGATAAAAATCCGAAAGTTTTTTTATTGTTATTACGTGAGCGAGCCGGTACTTCAGCCGCATTCCGTTCAGCGATTGCGCGAGAAATCCAACATTTTATTGTTGAGCTAACAGACTATCTAAATAATGCCAATAATATGCCGAATTATTTTAACGAGGCACAAGCTAAAGCGATGGTTACAATTGTTTTTAATTCTGGTGCAGATGCGATTGATTTTGAGCCAGAACAGAAACAACAGTTAATTGATAGTTTGATCTTTCAATTAAGAATGGTAACTCGTGGCGCTAATTATTTATATCGCCGTGATTTATTAGAGAAAAAAATAATCGATTAG
- the oxyR gene encoding DNA-binding transcriptional regulator OxyR produces the protein MNIRDLEYFVALAEFRHFRKAADACNVSQPTLSGQIRKLEDELGVMLLERTSRKVLFTQTGLMLVDQAREVLRNVQIFKEMASKQGEEMSGPMHIGLIPTLAPYLLPHIITLLHDSYPSLELYLHEAQTHVLVSQLEQGKLDCAILAQVKESSPFIELPLFDEPMMLAVPVDNPLAKQKVVKLSNLRGEKFLMLEDGHCLREQTMGYCFQAGIEEDKRFKATSLETLRSMISAGRGITLFPELAAPNERIRDNICYVPCIDPIPARAIELIYRPGSPLRSRYEQIAKKIRSHMPEVLKAKENVLNLNA, from the coding sequence ATGAATATTCGTGATTTAGAATATTTTGTGGCATTAGCTGAATTTCGTCATTTCCGTAAAGCAGCAGACGCTTGTAATGTAAGTCAACCGACATTAAGTGGCCAGATAAGAAAGCTGGAAGATGAACTTGGTGTAATGTTGCTTGAAAGAACAAGTAGAAAAGTGTTGTTTACACAAACGGGGTTAATGCTAGTTGATCAAGCTCGTGAAGTGCTTCGCAATGTCCAAATCTTTAAAGAAATGGCAAGTAAACAGGGGGAGGAGATGTCCGGACCAATGCATATTGGGTTAATTCCAACATTGGCACCTTATTTACTTCCTCACATCATTACATTGTTACATGATTCGTATCCTTCTTTAGAGTTATACTTACATGAGGCACAAACTCATGTTTTAGTTTCACAGTTAGAACAAGGAAAATTAGATTGCGCTATTTTAGCTCAAGTAAAAGAGTCATCTCCATTTATTGAACTTCCTTTATTTGATGAGCCGATGATGTTAGCCGTTCCTGTTGATAATCCACTTGCGAAACAAAAAGTTGTTAAACTATCTAATTTACGTGGTGAAAAATTCTTGATGTTAGAGGATGGGCATTGTCTACGTGAACAAACAATGGGCTATTGTTTCCAAGCTGGAATTGAAGAAGATAAGCGTTTTAAAGCTACAAGCCTTGAAACCTTACGCAGTATGATTTCTGCAGGTCGTGGTATAACCTTATTTCCAGAATTAGCTGCTCCAAATGAACGTATTCGAGATAACATCTGTTATGTTCCTTGTATTGATCCTATTCCTGCTCGTGCAATTGAACTTATCTATCGTCCTGGTTCGCCATTACGTAGTCGTTATGAACAAATTGCTAAAAAGATTCGCTCCCATATGCCAGAAGTTCTAAAAGCTAAGGAAAATGTGTTAAATCTAAATGCATGA
- the argH gene encoding argininosuccinate lyase: MALWGGRFSQAADDRFRHFNDSLGSDYRLVEHDIIGSIAWSKALKTVGILTIDEQQKIETALQALRIAVKDDPKQILNSNAEDIHSWVEQQLIEIVGDLGKKLHTGRSRNDQVATDLKLWCVDEIVLLIESINQLRSQLVNTADKYQNSVMPGFTHLQRAQPITFAHWCLAYFEMLTRDVNRLNDTLTRLNVCPLGSGALAGTAYPIDRDKLAHDLGFAKATNNSLDSVSDRDHVIELLSNAAIGMNHLSRFAEDLIIFNSGEANFVELSDRVTSGSSLMPQKKNPDALELIRGKSGRVCGALTAVLMTFKGLPLAYNKDMQEDKEQLFDALDTWHDCLEMAVLVLEDIKINNERCLEAAKQGYANATELADYLVAKGVPFREAHHIVGEAVVGAIAKQKALEEMTLEELKQFSSVIEDDVYSILSIESCLAKRCAKGGVSPLQITKAIKKAKNCLIGILN, encoded by the coding sequence ATGGCATTATGGGGTGGGCGTTTTAGCCAAGCAGCGGATGATCGTTTTAGACATTTTAATGATTCATTAGGGTCTGATTATCGCTTAGTTGAACACGATATTATTGGCTCAATAGCGTGGTCAAAAGCATTGAAAACGGTTGGTATATTAACTATCGATGAACAACAAAAGATTGAAACGGCTTTACAAGCATTGCGTATTGCGGTTAAGGATGATCCTAAACAGATTTTAAATAGTAATGCAGAAGATATTCATAGCTGGGTAGAGCAACAATTGATTGAAATAGTCGGCGATTTAGGTAAAAAATTGCATACGGGACGTAGCCGTAATGATCAAGTTGCTACGGATTTAAAACTCTGGTGCGTTGATGAGATAGTATTATTAATCGAAAGCATTAATCAACTGCGTAGCCAATTAGTTAATACAGCCGACAAATACCAAAATTCTGTCATGCCTGGTTTTACTCATTTACAACGTGCACAACCTATCACTTTTGCACATTGGTGTTTAGCTTATTTTGAGATGTTAACCCGTGATGTCAATCGTTTAAATGATACATTAACCCGTTTAAACGTATGCCCATTGGGATCTGGCGCATTAGCTGGCACCGCTTATCCGATAGATCGCGATAAATTGGCTCATGATTTAGGTTTTGCTAAAGCAACCAATAATAGCTTAGACTCGGTATCTGATCGTGATCATGTGATTGAGTTATTAAGTAATGCCGCCATAGGAATGAATCATTTGTCACGTTTTGCCGAGGATTTGATTATTTTTAATAGTGGTGAAGCGAATTTTGTTGAATTATCTGATCGTGTTACTTCCGGCTCATCATTGATGCCACAGAAGAAAAATCCCGATGCGTTGGAATTGATTCGAGGTAAATCTGGTCGAGTTTGTGGTGCATTAACGGCTGTATTAATGACTTTTAAAGGGTTACCGTTAGCATATAATAAAGATATGCAAGAAGATAAAGAACAACTATTTGATGCACTTGATACATGGCACGATTGTTTAGAAATGGCGGTATTGGTTTTAGAAGATATTAAAATTAATAATGAACGGTGTTTAGAAGCAGCTAAACAAGGCTATGCTAATGCAACAGAGTTAGCCGATTATTTAGTTGCGAAAGGTGTCCCTTTTAGGGAAGCTCATCATATTGTTGGTGAAGCAGTGGTAGGTGCAATAGCTAAACAAAAAGCGTTGGAGGAAATGACATTGGAAGAATTAAAACAATTTAGTTCTGTTATAGAAGATGATGTTTATTCTATATTATCAATTGAATCATGTTTAGCTAAACGTTGTGCGAAAGGTGGTGTATCTCCATTACAAATTACAAAAGCGATTAAAAAAGCTAAAAATTGTTTAATTGGGATATTAAATTAA
- a CDS encoding argininosuccinate synthase, with translation MKQSGIKKVVLAYSGGLDTSAIIPWLKENYSGCEVYAFVANVGQDQNELIDVEKKAKASGAVACRVVDLREEFVKDYVYPVLKTGALYEGTYYLGTSMARPIIAKAQVEYALEVGADALCHGATGKGNDQVRFETTYTALAPQLKVIAPWREWNLRSREALIDYLKQRNIPTTATVEKIYSRDENAWHISTEGGVLESTWNQANADCWAWTVAPEDAPDEAELVTIGIDKGEVISVNGKVLSPYHCVAELNKIGAKHGVGRVDIIENRLVGIKSRGCYETPGGTIIMTALRGLEQLVLDRDSFKWREQLGLEMSYVVYDGRWFAPFRRSIQAAAEVLAENMNGEVVVKLYKGNATAIQKKSPYSLYNEEFATFGEDEVYDHSHAGGFIRLFSLSSRIRALNEANKNK, from the coding sequence ATGAAACAAAGTGGAATTAAAAAAGTTGTTTTAGCTTATTCAGGTGGTTTAGATACATCAGCTATTATCCCATGGTTAAAAGAAAATTATTCAGGTTGCGAGGTATATGCTTTTGTAGCTAACGTTGGTCAAGATCAAAATGAATTAATTGATGTAGAGAAAAAAGCCAAAGCATCAGGTGCGGTGGCTTGTCGAGTTGTTGATTTGCGTGAAGAATTTGTTAAAGATTATGTTTATCCGGTGCTTAAAACAGGTGCGCTTTATGAGGGAACTTATTATCTTGGGACCTCTATGGCTAGACCGATCATTGCAAAAGCACAAGTTGAATATGCTTTAGAAGTCGGTGCAGATGCGCTATGTCATGGTGCGACGGGTAAAGGTAATGATCAAGTCCGTTTTGAAACAACGTATACGGCATTAGCTCCGCAATTAAAAGTTATAGCACCATGGCGGGAATGGAACTTGCGTTCACGCGAAGCGCTTATTGATTATTTAAAACAACGAAATATTCCAACGACAGCAACGGTTGAAAAAATTTATAGCCGTGATGAAAATGCATGGCATATTTCAACAGAAGGTGGCGTATTAGAAAGTACTTGGAATCAAGCAAATGCTGATTGTTGGGCTTGGACAGTGGCGCCAGAAGATGCACCTGATGAAGCCGAACTCGTTACAATTGGCATTGACAAGGGAGAGGTAATTTCAGTTAATGGTAAAGTATTATCACCATATCATTGTGTTGCTGAACTAAATAAAATTGGTGCTAAGCATGGTGTAGGGCGTGTAGATATTATCGAAAATCGTTTAGTTGGTATTAAATCACGTGGTTGCTATGAAACACCAGGTGGGACAATTATAATGACGGCATTACGTGGGCTTGAACAATTAGTATTAGATCGTGATAGCTTTAAGTGGCGTGAACAACTTGGATTAGAAATGTCTTACGTCGTGTATGATGGTCGTTGGTTTGCACCATTCCGCCGTTCTATACAAGCTGCAGCTGAAGTATTGGCAGAAAATATGAATGGTGAAGTTGTTGTTAAGTTATATAAAGGTAATGCAACAGCGATTCAAAAGAAATCACCATATAGTCTATACAATGAAGAATTTGCGACATTTGGTGAAGATGAAGTTTATGATCATAGTCATGCTGGTGGATTTATCCGTTTGTTCTCGCTTTCTTCACGTATCAGAGCATTAAATGAAGCAAATAAAAATAAGTAA
- the argB gene encoding acetylglutamate kinase: protein MNPLVIKLGGVILDNKQALEDLFAVISTYKAQQHRPLIIVHGGGCLVDDLMNRLALPVVRRNGLRVTPSDQIDVIVGALSGSANKALLAQAYKHHLLGIGISLADGNSVTVKQLSPELGCVGDATAGDPTLLNLLLSQEYLPIISSIGITAEGHLMNVNADHAAVAIAKTVNADLVLLADVDGVLDENNQRIDVLTYEQANKLIDQGVIRGGMVVKVQSVFEAATMLGKPIHITSWKESNQLIDLFNGKSIGTTLKV, encoded by the coding sequence ATGAATCCCTTGGTCATAAAATTAGGTGGTGTCATACTTGATAATAAGCAAGCTTTAGAAGATTTATTTGCTGTAATAAGTACCTATAAGGCGCAACAACATCGACCATTAATTATTGTTCATGGTGGTGGGTGTTTAGTCGATGACTTGATGAATAGGTTAGCCTTACCCGTTGTACGTCGTAATGGTTTAAGAGTTACACCGAGCGATCAAATTGATGTCATTGTGGGTGCATTATCCGGTAGTGCAAATAAAGCATTACTTGCTCAGGCATATAAACATCATTTACTAGGTATTGGAATATCTTTAGCTGATGGTAACAGTGTGACAGTAAAACAGTTATCACCTGAATTAGGTTGCGTTGGCGATGCCACAGCGGGTGATCCTACGTTACTTAATTTATTACTTTCACAAGAATATTTACCAATTATTAGCTCAATTGGCATTACAGCTGAAGGGCATTTAATGAATGTTAATGCTGATCATGCAGCTGTAGCGATCGCCAAAACGGTAAATGCTGATTTAGTATTGCTTGCGGATGTTGACGGTGTTTTAGATGAAAATAATCAACGTATAGATGTATTAACGTATGAACAAGCTAATAAGTTAATTGATCAAGGTGTAATTCGAGGTGGAATGGTCGTTAAAGTGCAATCAGTATTTGAGGCTGCAACAATGTTAGGTAAACCTATTCACATTACCAGTTGGAAAGAAAGTAATCAATTAATTGATTTATTTAATGGTAAATCAATTGGTACAACACTTAAAGTTTAA